The following are from one region of the Salmo salar chromosome ssa27, Ssal_v3.1, whole genome shotgun sequence genome:
- the cckb gene encoding cholecystokinin b precursor, translated as MTAGLCVCVLLVVLSTSCLGRPQSSPPLQEGGPAMPPSSEARLEAYAHFLSKPRLRQTRSAPLDNTVPYTAEEDGDSRANLSELLARLISSRKGSIRKNSTVNSRASGLSANHRIKDRDYNGWMDFGRRSAEEYEYEYSL; from the exons atGACGgcggggttgtgtgtgtgtgttctgttggtgGTCCTGTCCACTAGCTGTTTGGGACGACCCCagtcctctccccccctccaagAGGGCGGCCCTGCCATGCCCCCTTCCTCTGAAG CACGTCTTGAAGCCTACGCCCACTTCCTCTCCAAGCCACGCCTCAGACAGACACGCTCCGCCCCTTTGGACAATACCGTCCCATATACGGCAGAAGAAGATGGAGACTCCAGAGCCAACCTCAGTGAACTGTTGGCTAGACTCATCTCTTCACGgaaag gttCTATCCGTAAGAACTCAACAGTGAACAGCAGAGCTAGCGGTCTCAGTGCTAACCACCGGATAAAAGACCGAGACTACAACGGGTGGATGGACTTCGGCCGCCGCAGTGCAGAAGAGTACGAGTACGAGTACTCCTTGTAA